The genomic stretch GATATTATTGAGTTTACATTTGAGCAGAGAGATATGTTAACAGATCATTACTATTCAGAAGGTCATTTGTTAATTTAGTTTGAGATATCAGTTaatacttttgtttttaatgcaTATCAAGAATTTTGTTCATTAGTTGAAATCTGTTGATTTCATTTTGTAAATGAATGTTTATTCAAATGTGAATTGTTTCTTATCTGTTCCGCTGATTAATTCAGTTTTTTATACATGTCATGCAAATGATTAATTTGCTATGCTCTCCTagattgatattattttgccAATTTACATACTATTTTAGATCACTGACGATATCCGAATGGCAATGGATAACAAGCAACTTACTCTCCTCACATTAATTGATTTTAGCAATGCGTTTAATTCTGTAGATCATGATAttctcttaaaattactttcttCTCTTAATATTTCCGATACTGTAATTAGCTGGATGTACGACTATCTACGAGGACGCCGTCAACGTATCTACAGTAATGACTGTTATTCATCTTGGTGTGATGTCGTTGCCGGTGTTCCTCAAGGCGGCGTACTGTCTCCTCTTTTGTTttctctatttattaattccatCACTCACAACATTTCCTCTTTATATCACATGTACGCAGATGATCTGCAAATATATACTCACTCATCATACGAGAATTTGCCTAATGCAGTACGTCAAATCAATAAGGACCTtgaatcaataataaaatggagCAAAGCGCACGGAGTGAATATAAATCCAGATAAGACACAATCAATCATAGTCGGAAGTCGACACttcgtaaataaaattgactgGGTCACCATTCCCAAGGTTATTGTAGATGGTGTTATTATCCCTTACAGCTCCAGTGTCAGAAATCTAGGAATATACTTCGATCAGACTCTTTCATGGACACAGCAGCTTCAAGAAGTgcgaaaaaaaatgtttagttCTTACGGTTCCCTCAGACGTTTACGTAACCTTCTTCCCATCCCCACTAAAATTGAGTTAGTACAAGCTTTACTTCATCCAATCCTCGATTATTGTGACTGTGCCTATCCCGATCTTAATGAAAACCAATTAGATGCTCTCGAACGCCTTCAGAACCTCGGTATAAGGTACATATTCGGTTTGCGAAAATATGACCACGTATCCCACTTCCGTACGAAACTCAAATGGTTGCCAATACGTTCTCGACGGAATGCTCGCATGCTTCATCTTCTTTACGGCATATTGTTTGACGCTAGAACACCGAACTATCTTAAGGAAAGATTTATATTTCGTCACTCCAACAGCTTGGTATTGAGATCTCCTTACTCCCTTTCTCTTCTAATTCCATCTCACCACTCTAACTTTTACCATCACTCTTTTACTATGAACGCTATTAATCTTTGGAATTCGTTGCCAGATTCAATCAAACATGCACAAACCATATCTACGTTCGATAgtttggtaaaaaaatattatctttcgttataaatttatctattatattttaaattttttgtatacTATTTAAcattgtatgtattattattacataatatgtaggtatatatattggtgtactatatataatattattattatgtgtatctcattccataatactcgggtaccatcataaggaaggtacccggtcctttgaaaggcttacgtggggacacggatccaacacgcagaggccctttagagaactttactgtgttgtgggacaccagccgcagcctgcccatgactgcactatagagatacagtcctaggcagtccgcggccgatgtaggactattacAAGATatggaaaaacaaaataaactgggctatggaGTGGGATGTTAAATGGGCCGGTATTTGGGGACTAttggaaactatggcacctgcctttctactaaaagaaagtaaaaatatgttggcaggtggtgactcgccctctcactgtatgggcccccgaaataagtcgctgcaatagtgcgacaagggggcaacatattgtgagcagctaagggtggagaggcgtccctggactttaaactccgatcacgcgctccctgagggtccagcatcacgtgcccactcgccacttacgcttcgcatccacccttcgagctaaaagctctcgcgactccactctggccggccggttaaggcaagccagaggtgggggtcctgtcctcgtcaggcttcactccgaccggccggtgaaggcaagccggagatgaagacaggggcctcccccgggagcactcggttcccgcggggtcgctactccccgacaccccgccacaaggtgtcctgcgggttgactgattgcacgggtggaatatctattatcacgtgaacaatagatatcccaaccgtgggcgatggggtcgtcacatccctacgcccttattattattattattattttctattattttttaactttattggattgtaaatttattcttaaatcTATGATTATAAGGAagatttttcattaatattgcaacatatttacataattgtaatttatttgaggAAGTATAAAGATGTTTCTAGAATATATAGTTGCTATTATTGTGATTCAGTACACTTATTgttacaatgaaataaaaataaactattgtaATGAGTAATCGCATTATCACATCGATAAGAATTGATGGCTTGTATACTCATGTATTATGAagtgatttataaaataaaatatgcagaCTGTGAGGTCATTGACACAATAATATTCTTGAATAATATGGAATATGAAAAGatgttttaaatctatattaaAGAAAGTTCTATTAGTAACATTTGTAATACAAAATTGGTTCAACGGATTTTTGGTTCATTGGATTTGTCTCCGCtaggattaaaaataatgaactaTTTTCTCTTTATGACAAtgagtataaatataataatctttaaaaacaaacacaacaTATCTTATCAGTTTTTAATTTGCTATTTACCAAACCCTTTACACAGGAAATACTAATTGTTTAAGGCTAACTACACTTAAAAGTTGTTTGTactcattataaatttatgaatttttattcttacaagttttaaagaaaaataccaaaataatttgcaatttaatattattacgcaataaaatgttatgttatgAATCATTATGGTATTTCAAGACCATGCtccatttttcttttataatagtaaaaacatcaaaattcaaaactaCATTTAACATTGATAACTAGTCTGACTTCATGTagattttaactctttttcacattccaataatttaatttaattatgataCTGTCTtgtctatatttatattttaaggattattattaaccCTTAACATACTTGtaaattttctattctttaaaatttatatttataaagcatttggaTGCTATAATcctaaaaatatcaaatacttCCAAATGATTACTAACTCATCATACATTCGACAATTTTCAGGACCACAAGCAGGCAACCCAGCAAGCCAGCCAAGCCAAGGGGCGTATCCCCCACCTCCACCAGGCTACACTCCATACAACGCTCCACCAGGCACATACCTCCCTAACTACGGGGccacaaacataataataccCCCCGCGATCATCGCTGTAGGAGCCTGCCCAGCCTGTCGAGTAGGTATTTTAGAAGACGACTTCACATGCCTAGGGATTCTATGCGCTATCCTCTTCTTTCCCATCGGAATTTTGTGCTGTCTCGCTCTGAAGAACCGAAGATGCTCGAATTGTGGCGCCATGTTTGGATAGTCGGAAATATTGGATTCCTAGTTTCTATAATCGGGATGTGAGCAAATAAGTATTATCTGTTAACAGAATTAAAGATGGATTCATGGATTTTAAACctgatttattcattttataaacgAGCGTATACATACGCTTTAACTGTACATTGTCACGGATAGACTGTAAAGTTATCAATCTGGGATAAATAAGATGAATATATGTATTGAGTTTAAAATCCGGAAAAGTCTTTAATTCTAAAAGAAAACAGTAGTAAAAGAATAAAGGTAGTGGACCTACAATCCAACTACTACAAAATAATgccattttttaagaaaataggGTTATTCCTGGTTATAGGAGCTAGAAGCGTAGAagttgtattgtaaatatatggaattttatattgattatcTATATCGAATAAAAACACTTAGAATCACAATTTTGAAATGAGTTGTAGGTTCTAGTTGATATAAAGATGAGTTAAGATATGAAGgtaaaattcataatatatttactttacaACTTAGAGAGAAACACCAATCATTACTGTGTTTTACATAAAGATTTTTACATTACGTCCAAGTAAAACAATAAGACTtagcaatttttaatttgttgcaaa from Colias croceus chromosome 9, ilColCroc2.1 encodes the following:
- the LOC123694486 gene encoding brain protein I3; translation: MEKPTVTEQPPPYSATMPQGPQAGNPASQPSQGAYPPPPPGYTPYNAPPGTYLPNYGATNIIIPPAIIAVGACPACRVGILEDDFTCLGILCAILFFPIGILCCLALKNRRCSNCGAMFG